A genomic window from Chanodichthys erythropterus isolate Z2021 chromosome 1, ASM2448905v1, whole genome shotgun sequence includes:
- the ltc4s gene encoding leukotriene C4 synthase produces the protein MMLDQVVLLAAVTVLGLLEQAYFSLKVIYARRKYSVSPPAITGPPEFERIFRAQANCSEYFPIFVFSLWLAGVFFSQALAVFFGILYLYGRYLYFHGYAESSQGRLEPLYFSAKMQWVLIALSGLGVICTITQAYLGLDLLLSFTHVLGLTEHT, from the exons ATGATGCTGGATCAGGTGGTGCTGTTAGCAGCGGTCACAGTGCTGGGATTGCTGGAACAAG CGTACTTCTCTCTGAAGGTGATCTACGCGCGGAGAAAGTACTCGGTTTCGCCGCCCGCCATTACCGGACCGCCGGAGTTCGAGCGGATCTTTCGAGCACA AGCGAACTGTTCAGAGTATTTCCCCATTTTCGTCTTCTCACTTTGGCTGGCTGGAGTTTTCTTCAGTCAAG caCTGGCAGTGTTCTTCGGGATCCTGTATCTTTACGGCCGGTATCTGTACTTCCACGGCTATGCGGAGTCCTCTCAGGGCAG GCTGGAGCCGCTGTACTTCAGTGCTAAGATGCAGTGGGTTCTGATCGCTCTGTCCGGGCTGGGCGTCATCTGCACCATCACACAGGCCTATCTGGGGCTGGACCTGCTGCTCTCCTTCACTCATGTGCTGGGCCTGACCGAACACACATGA
- the itln3 gene encoding intelectin 3, translating to MLRCAFFLMCLLHLKHTILEAVTPKPILINGTYINPELGNYHARLRSIARSCLEIKGKHGGTQDGMYILTTASGTYYQAFCDMNTAGGGWTLVASVHENNIKGKCSVGDRWSSQQGNALNLPEGDGAWANTATFGSAESSTSDDYKNPGYYDISAQDVSVWHIPNDEQLRNWSSSAILRYHTESQFLKEHGGNLYHLFKKYPVRFGAGECKSDTGAVSPVVYDKGDKDSTAKLYGPSKDFESGFITFRVFNDDRAAMALCSGVKPTECNPQHYCIGGGYFPQSQQCGDFTGLDLSGTASKQLTESSVLLFYR from the exons ATGCTGCGCTGCGCTTTCTTCCTGATGTGCCTTTTGCACTTAAAGCACACAA TATTGGAAGCCGTCACTCCAAAGCCAATCCTTATCAACGGCACCTACATCAACCCAGAGCTGGGCAACTATCACGCTAGATTGAGGAGTATCGCCCGCAGCTGCCTGGAAATCAAAGGGAAACACGGCGGCACGCAGG ACGGCATGTACATCCTGACCACAGCGAGCGGCACATATTACCAGGCCTTCTGTGACATGAACACAGCCGGAGGCGGATGGACTCTTGTGGCCAGCGTCCATGAGAACAACATCAAAGGGAAGTGCTCTGTTGGTGACCGCTGGTCGAGCCAGCAGGGAAACGCCCTGAACCTGCCTGAAGGAGACGGAGCATGGGCGAACACCGCCACGTTCGGCAGTGCAGAGAGCTCGACTAGTGACGACTACAAG AACCCTGGCTACTACGACATCTCCGCACAAGATGTGTCAGTGTGGCACATTCCCAACGATGAGCAGCTGAGAAACTGGTCGTCTTCTGCCATCCTGCGCTACCATACCGAGAGCCAGTTCCTGAAAGAGCACGGGGGAAACCTGTACCACTTATTCAAG AAGTATCCGGTGAGGTTTGGAGCCGGAGAGTGTAAGAGCGATACGGGAGCCGTCAGTCCGGTGGTGTATGATAAGGGAGACAAAGATTCAACTGCTAAATTATATGGACCGTCAA AGGACTTTGAGTCTGGCTTCATCACCTTCAGAGTGTTTAACGATGATCGAGCAGCCATGGCCCTGTGCTCCGGAGTCAAACCCACTGAATGCAATCCTCAGCAC TATTGCATTGGAGGAGGATATTTCCCTCAGAGTCAGCAGTGTGGAGACTTCACCGGCCTGGATCTGAGCGGAACAGCATCCAAACAACTCACTGAATCATCTGTGCTGCTCTTCTACCGTTAA